The proteins below are encoded in one region of Candidatus Krumholzibacteriota bacterium:
- a CDS encoding alginate export family protein produces MKKRLRAGAALIATALLLPAAAPAGDAAFEWGFRERLRETSIRNGFDLENDVVDDLHFLRVRTQLWGRWRPAAGWELYAMLNNEHRHWFKPDRDFEFGEDLHELIFENLYVRASEIGGRPIDVTLGRQDIMLGEGFLFLDGGTLDGSRTAYMNALRIGVGDASARRLELFVISNPETDEYLPVVNDRDQGLTEWGESGAALYFTDRSSGPVDYDLYYAFKREKDDDGIFPETTLHTVGGRASAGGGGRLRFAAEAAFQSGERGDADRSGLGGYVHGTYAPPSRLSPAMTAGLIYLSGDDPRSGDYEGWDPLYSRWPKWSELYIYTLVGENGVAYWNNLLAPYLQLSLRPEKRIELIGEAYLMYAPEQAPVIIAPGDELPVDWANAGTEERGLLTRVWLKWRATRYLTGHLLWERFDPGNFYDTDADTAHFLRWEFMFTY; encoded by the coding sequence AGAAACGGCTCCGCGCGGGCGCCGCGTTGATCGCGACCGCGCTTCTTCTCCCCGCGGCGGCCCCCGCCGGCGACGCCGCGTTCGAATGGGGATTCCGCGAGCGGCTCCGCGAGACCAGCATCCGCAACGGGTTCGACCTCGAGAACGACGTGGTCGACGACCTGCATTTCCTGCGCGTGCGCACCCAGCTCTGGGGCCGGTGGCGTCCCGCGGCGGGATGGGAGCTCTACGCGATGCTCAACAACGAGCACCGGCACTGGTTCAAGCCCGATCGCGACTTCGAGTTCGGCGAGGATCTCCACGAGCTGATCTTCGAGAACCTCTACGTGCGCGCCTCGGAAATCGGCGGCCGGCCGATCGACGTCACCCTCGGCCGGCAGGACATCATGCTCGGCGAGGGATTCCTCTTCCTCGACGGCGGCACGCTCGACGGCTCCCGCACGGCCTACATGAACGCCCTCCGGATCGGCGTGGGCGATGCGTCGGCCCGCCGCCTCGAGCTGTTCGTCATCTCCAACCCCGAGACCGACGAGTACCTCCCCGTCGTCAACGACCGGGACCAGGGCCTCACCGAGTGGGGCGAGTCGGGGGCGGCCCTCTACTTCACCGATCGATCATCGGGCCCGGTCGACTACGACCTCTACTACGCCTTCAAGCGGGAGAAGGACGACGACGGGATCTTCCCCGAGACGACGCTGCACACCGTCGGGGGCCGCGCCTCGGCCGGCGGCGGGGGCCGGCTGCGCTTCGCCGCCGAGGCGGCCTTCCAGTCCGGCGAACGGGGCGACGCCGATCGCTCGGGGCTGGGCGGCTACGTCCACGGCACGTACGCTCCTCCGTCGCGGCTGAGCCCCGCCATGACCGCCGGGCTCATCTATCTCTCGGGCGACGACCCACGCTCCGGCGACTACGAGGGGTGGGATCCCCTCTACAGCCGCTGGCCCAAGTGGAGCGAGCTCTACATCTACACGCTCGTGGGCGAGAACGGCGTGGCGTACTGGAACAACCTCCTCGCCCCGTACCTGCAGCTTTCCCTGCGTCCCGAGAAGCGTATCGAGCTCATCGGGGAGGCCTACCTGATGTACGCCCCCGAGCAGGCGCCGGTCATCATCGCGCCCGGCGACGAGCTTCCCGTCGACTGGGCAAACGCCGGGACCGAGGAGCGGGGGCTCCTCACGCGGGTCTGGCTGAAGTGGCGGGCGACACGCTACCTGACCGGACACCTCCTCTGGGAGCGCTTCGACCCGGGCAACTTCTACGACACGGACGCCGACACGG